GCTGAACCACAAATTTCTGGTGGGGCAACATTTGCTCGAACCATGAATAATTGTGTTGCCTTTGGCGGAATGTTACCAACAACTCCCGATTATATGCATCAAGCTAATGAACAGTGGCCATTGCCAGACATGTATAAAGCGATGGAAATCTATGCGCAGGCAATCAAGAAGCTTTGTGTGGATTAAGTGCAGGAAACACAAACGAAGAAAAAACATCATTTTCATATGCCCTCTGCGTTTACAATTTTATTTTTAATTATTATTTTAATTGCAATTTTAACGTGGATTATACCAGCAGGGACATATGAGACGGATAAAGCTGGAAATATTATTTCTGGCACATATAAGGCGGTGACAAATAAACCCCAGGGAATTTGGGATGTCTTTATGGCACCCGTTATCGGGATGGTCGGTGATAAAAAGACAGATGGAGCCATCTCAGTATCACTATTTATTCTTGTTATCGGTGGATTCCTAGGAGTGGTTAATAAGACAAATGCATTAAACGAAGGGATCGGTTCAATCGTTCGCCGGTATAAGGGACGAGAAAAACAATTGATTCCAATTTTAATGCTTCTGTTTGCTCTTGGTGGATCAACATATGGAATGGGGGAAGAAACGATTGCATTCTATCCTCTCTTGATCCCCGTGATGATGGGTGTTGGCTTTGATTCAATTGTAGCGGTTGCGATTGCTTTAGTGGGAAGTCAAGTTGGTTGTTTAGCATCAACTGTTAACCCATTTGCCACAGGAGTAGCTTCTCAAACGTTAAATATTTCTCCTGGTGATGGTTTAGTTTCCCGGGTAATCCTTTTAATTATTATGATAACGATTAGTATTATTTATGTTTACCACTATGCATCGGTAATTGAAAAAGATCCAACTAAATCATTGGTTTACAATCAACGAGCAGAAGATGAAAAGCACTTTTTAGTCAAGGCTGATCCTAGTGACGACCATAAGATGACTGGTCGTCAAAAGACAGTTATTTGGCTATTCGGAATTACTTTTGTTGTGATGATTCTAGGACTAATTCCATGGTCAAACCTTAATAGCCATTGGACATTTTTTGATAAATTTACAAAGTGGTTGGTTAATATTCCATTCCTAGGCGATTTATTAGGGCATGATATGGCACCCCTTGGAACATGGTACTTCAATGAAATTACCATGCTCTTCCTCTTTATGTCGGTCTTGATTATGGCTGTTTACCATATGAAGGAAAGCGAATTTATTGATGCTTTCATGTCAGGAATGGGAGATTTCTTAAGCGTTGCAATTATTGTGGCAGTTGCACGGGGAATTCAAGTAATAATGAATAATGGGATGATCACTGGAACAGTTCTTCACTGGGGAGAATTGGGCCTTCATGGATTATCACAAACGATCTTTATTATTTTGACTTACATTTTCTATATCCCAATGTCATTCTTAATTCCATCAACGTCTGGGTTAGCTGCGGCAACGATGGGAATTATCGGACCAATGGGACATTTTGCGCATGTTTCTGGTAGCCTTGTTATTACTGCTTATCAAGCAGCTTCGGGTTGGGTTAACCTTATTACCCCAACTTCGGGAGTTGTTATGGGAGCGTTAGCAATTGCGCATATTAATGTCGGCATTTGGTGGAAGTGGATGCTGAAATTAATGATTTATCTCTTTGTTGCTACTTGCTTGTTCTTAGGAATTGCTGCCTTGCTCTAGATGGTAATGAATCCTAATAAAGCACAAGACGTTTGGAAAGACGCCGGTGAACATGTCCAATTTACTGTATTAGAATTAAAACGAGAAAATCAAGCAAAGGAACAAGAAGCAATTCAAGAATTTGTTGAACGGTTCCAAGCAATTACTCGATCACTGCGAATTCGGGATAATAAGGGTAATCTTAAAGTTTCTTTAGGCTTTAGCAACGACGCATGGGACTATCTTTTCCCAAATGCCCCTAAACCCAAAGAATTAGAAACTTACCAAACATTAACCGGGCCAAAATACAAAATGCCTGCCGCAAAAGGAGATATTTTCCTCCATATTCGTGCAAACGATGAGGCTGCAGTTTACGAATTCATGGCTCAAGTAATGCTCTTTATTAGAGATATTACTAATGTTGTTGATGAAACAAAGGGCTTTCGCTATTTTGAAGGCCGGGCCATTATTGGCTTTATTGATGGAACTGAAAATCCGGAACCTCAGGATGCTGCTGAATATGCAATTATTGGTGATGAGGATCCTACGTTTGAAAATGGTTCATATGCCTTTGCACAAAAATGGCGGCATAACATGGACATTTGGAATAAGCTAACTACTGAAACGCAAGAAAAAGCTGTTGGACGAAAGAAGTTTTCTGACTTAGAATTAAGCGAAAAAGAGAAGTTTAAGAATGCTCATAATGTCGCTTCCCAAGCGGAAATTGATGGTATTGAACAGAAGATTGTGCGCATGAATGTTCCATATTCAGACCCTGCCGCTGATAATACTGGAACTTTCTTTATTGGTTATTCACGGCATTGGACTGTAACTAAGAAGATGCTTGAAAATATGCTTGAGCAAAACGATTATCTCCTAACTTTCTCTGATATTTTAGGTGGTCAACTCTTCTTTATTCCTTCGCGTCCAATGTTGGATCAAATTGCTGAAGGCGAATTAAATTAGATGGAACCAATCACGATAAATAATTTAACTTTTGCTTATCCGGGACAAGAACCGCTTTTTAATCATTGTGATCTTAATATTAGCAGCGATTGGAAACTTGGTCTTCTTGGACGAAACGGTCGGGGCAAAACCACACTACTCAAAATCTTGCAAAAGCAACTTTCCTTTCAAGGAAGTATTCAAACCAATCTTAAGTTTAACTATTATCCATTAGTAATTCGTGAACCGAATGATTACACATTGAATGTCCTTATGAGAAGTGGCTATCAAGGTGAGCAATGGCAAATCGAACGAGAATTAAATTTAATGGCAACTCCCACAGAATTACTATGGCAACCTTTCAGTACTCTTAGTGGTGGCGAACAAACACATGTGATGCTAGCAACCCTTTTTGCCCAGGATGGATATTTCCCCCTGCTTGACGAACCGACTAATCACCTTGATCAAGATGGTCGAAAACAAATTGCTCAATATCTAAAAGCAAAAAAACGGCTTCATTATCACTAGGTGATTGAACAACACCAGCTTGTTTTAACCCGTGGTAATTACAGTGATTATTTCGTTCATAAGGAGCAACGAGATTCTACGGCTATCAAGAAAAACGAAAATTTATTAAAAGATATTCATCATTTAAAGCAAACACGTCAGGCAAAATCTCAATGGGCTCAACAAGCAGAAAATGAAAAGAAGAATAATTCGCATGCGGATAAAGGCTTTATTGGTGCCAAAGCTGCAAAAATGATGAAAAAAGCAACCATAATGAAAGGACGCTTAGACACCGCAATCGAGGAACGAAAAGGACTTTTAAAAGAGATTGAAAACGTTGTTCCGCTAACAATTAATGTCCTCCCCACTAATCATCAACTATTGTTAAGCATTAATGATCTAACGTTATCGTATCCAACTAAACAACTCTGTTCTAATATCACTACAACCATTGAAAAAAATGACCAGGTCCTGCTCTGTGGGAATAATGGTACTGGAAAATCTAGTATTATTAATGCAATCATCGGGACATTCAGTGGTAAGCAAAGCGGAGATATACTTTTTAGCAGTGCCCTTAAAATCAGCACAGTACGTCAAGATTATTATGATAATCATGGAAGTTTACGTAGTTTTGCATCTTCTTCTAAAATTAACTACGATCAATTTCTTAACCTTCTTCGTAAATTAGGGATGGAACGTGCTACTTTTAATGTTCCGATTGAAGAAATGAGTATGGGACAACAAAAGAAGGTTGAACTAGCACGGTCATTAGCTGAGCCCGCTCACCTTTATTTATGGGATGAGCCGCTAAATTATCTTGATACCTATAATCAGCAACAACTAATTCAGTTAATTCAAGAAAAGCGACCACCAATGCTAATTGTTGAACATGATCAAAATTTCATTAAGCAAATTGCCACAAAGAAAATTGAAATTTAAATGGAAATTAAAAGTGTTAACTTAGATCAACCATATTCGTCTCTAGATATTTATCATAGTAATACTGATAAAACTTTACCCGGCCTTGTTATTTTGCCAGGAGGCAGTTATAACAAGATTATGGAACGAGATTCTGAGCGGGTGGCATTAACGTTTGCAACCCATGCATGGCAAACATTTGTTGTGCGGTATCCAGTAGTTGAACATAAAAATTATGAAGAAGCCAAAATAGCAGTTCACCAAGCATTTGAATATATTGTTAACCATGCAAATGAATTAGATGTTGACGTTGATCGACTGGGAATTATTGGCTTTTCTGCAGGAGGCCAAATTGCCGCTGCATATAGTAACGAAAAACTAACACACGCTAAATTTGCCGCATTAGGATATCCTGTTATTCAACCCTTGATTGATGAACGCATGGGGGTTACAACAGAAAATGTAGCGGAATTGGTAAATCCACAAACACCACCAACCTTTATGTGGGGATCGGCAAAAGATGAATTAACTCCCTTTGTTGATCACCTCCAAGTATATGCAGATGCGTTAATCAAGTATGATGTTCCATATGAATTACATGAGTTTGGCACTGGGGGACATGGAATCGCATTAGCTAACGAATATACTGGTATTGTCAATAATGATCGAGTAGATAATCATATGGGAAAGTGGTTCCCACTATTTCTTGAGTGGTTAACTGAGTTGAATTTAATTTAGATGAGTATTATGAAGACTAAGTCATTCTGGATTGCTGCTATTATGACCTTAATTTGTTCTGTTGCTGGGGTGCTTTTAGCAAAACTACCTTATGTCAACTTGATTGGAGCATTGGTTATTGCTTTATTATTAGGTATTGCCATGCAGTTGACTCCTGCTAGCTTGCGGAATGAAGCTCAAGGCGGCATCGGATTTATTTCTAACAAATTTTTACGTCTTGGTATTATTCTTCTTGGTTTCCGCTTAAACCTAGAAAAACTTGCTGCCGCTGGGGTTAAGACTATTTTGGTTGCAGCTATTGGGGTTACCGGAACGATTGTCCTCACTTATTGGCTTAGTCGAAAGTTTGGTGCAGAAGATGAATTAGCTATCCTTTCTGCTTGTGGCTGTGGTATTTGTGGAGCGGCTGCTGTAATGGGGGTTTCACCACAAATTGAAACTGACAACGAGGAGCGCAAACGAGAAAATGAAGTATTAGCTGTTGCCGTTGTTTGTGTAATGGGGACAGTCTTTACTTTAGTTGAAATTGGAATCAAACCATTACTCGGACTTACCGATCCACAGTTTGGAATTGTGGCTGGTGGTTCATTACATGAAATTGCTCATGCCGTTGCAGCCGGGGGAGCTTTTGGTGAAGCAAGTTTAGATAACGCCCTTATTATGAAACTTTCACGGGTTCTTCTCTTAGCGCCAGTCGCTTTAATTGTTGGTTACTGGTATCAACACCGCCTTATAGTTGAAAGTGAAGAAGAACATACTAAAGAACCAAAGAAATTACCAATTCCTTGGTTCCTCGGTGGTTTTATTTTAACTAGTGTGTTAGGAACCTTTCTTCCATTCTCACCAGCCTTTCTTGATGCACTTGTTCAAGCAGCCTATATCTTTTTAGGAATGGCAATGGCTGCATTAGGTGTTTCAGTAAACTTTAAGGTTATTTTTAAACGTGGAGGGGCCGTTTTTGGCGCGGCTGTGATTAGCTCAACCTGTTTATTGGTATTTATGATTATTATGAGTAAAATATTCTTCTAAATGAAGATTGTTGTATTAACAGGAAGTCCCCATCATCCAGGAACTTCTGAGCAATTAGCAGATGCCTTTGTTAAGGGCGCTACTGAAGCAGGAAATGAAGTTTATCGCTTTGATGCTGGACGCCGGACCGATGAATTTTCGATGATTAAATTGGAAGACAATCATCCCGGACAAGAAGTTGCGATTGAACCGAATGATGTTATTACTAATGAAGTAATGCCTAAGCTGTTAGCGGCAGACATGGTAGTCTTGGTTAGTTCGCTATATTATTACGGGATCAATGCAGCGCTAAAAGCAGTGATTGATCGTTTCTACAACTATAACCATGAACTTCACGGCGGAAAGAAAGCTATTACTTTAGTGAGTGGTTATGGTCAAGAAGATGCCTTTGCTTCACTTAACTTATATTTTAAGCAATTGCTTGAATATATGTGTTGGGATAAAGTAGGAGAGGTGCTCGCAGCTGATTCTTGGAATAATCAAAAACTAGCTAAACATGTTGAAGAAGCTTACCAGCTGGGAAAGACGGTTAAATAGATGTTAGTTGAAAATACTTATGATTTGATTGGTCACACCCCCTTGATGCACTTGCCGATGAAGGCTCCAAATGACGTTAATATTTATGCTAAGCTCGAAATGTTTAACCCAGGTGGCAGTATCAAGGATCGTTTGGGGATGGCGCTAATCCAGCGAGGAATGGAAGAAGGAAAAATAAAAGATACAACGACAATCATCGAGCCAACTGCCGGAAATACAGGGATTGGAGTTGCTTTAGCAGCACTAAAATACCATTTACCAGTTAAATTAGTGGTACCAGAAAAGTTTAGTTTTGAAAAGCAAACGTTAATGTGTGCATTGGGAGCCAAAGTGATTAATACTCCAAGTGAAGAAGGGATCAAAGGAGCAATTGCGGCCGCCAAAGAATTAGCTGCTGAAATCGAGGATGCTTACGTGCCTTTACAATTTCAGAATCCAGCGAATCCTGATGTTTATCAGCACACCTTGGGACCAGAAATTTTAGCTGATCTTGCTAATAAACCGCTGGCGGCCTTTGTAGCTGGTGCAGGAAGTGGTGGCACTTTTGCGGGAATTCAAAAGGCGCTCCAAGATGCTTACCCAGAATTAAAAGGCTATATTGTTGAACCAGCCGGATCGATTTTAAATGGGGGTCCAGCCCATAGTCACCGTACAGAAGGAATTGGAGTGGAGTTTATTCCACCGTTTTTTAAGGACTTAGATTATACCGGGGTAAAAACAATCAGTGATGAGGATGCATTCTATTATGTTCGCTGGGTTGCTAAAAATCTTGGCCTCTTTATTGGTAGCTCTAGTGGGGCTGCGCTTGCGGCAAGTTTAGAAGTTGCTAAAGAATTGCCACACGGGGCTAATTTAGTCACGGTATTTCCTGATTCAAGCGAGCGTTACCTCAGTGAACATATTTATGAGGAATAGAAAGTAAGTGGGAATTAACCTCCTCGACAAGGCGGTGGGCTAAGGATAGAATGGTGATTAGCACGGCACGGGCTGATTATCGTTCGAACTTAGCCTCGAGCCTTGTGGTTAATTTCCACGATATCGTAACAATATACCTATAAAAAACGAGGCTGTTGAAAAAACAAAAGTTTTTTCTCAGCCTCATGAAAAAGAACGGACTATTATTAGTCAATCTCGGTTCACCCGATACGCCAACAACTCCCGACGTTAAGCGTTATTTGAAAGAATTTCTCAGCGATCGGAATGTTATCGAAATGCCACCAGCACTATGGCAACCACTCCTTCGCGGAATTATTCTTCCAACTCGGTCATGGCGATCAGCGACTTTTTATCGTAATTGTTGGACAAAAGATGGGTCTCCATTGATTGTCTACACAGAACGGTTGGTTGCTAAGGTCCAGAAATTGATGCCGGAGTGGATTGTCAAAATGGCAATGACCTATGGCAAGCCTAAAATTAGTGACACAATTGTCGAAATGAAAAAGGAATGTCAAAATATTACGGTTCTCCCTCTCTTCCCTTTTTTCACTAAAAGCACAACCCAAACGGTCATTGAGAAGGTAAAGGATGCTGATCCAGAAGCGAAAATAATTGATCGTTTCTCGGCAGAAGAAGATTATTTAGACTTATTGGCTAAGCAAATCCAAACGGCATGGGATAAAGGGAAATATGACAAATTACTCATTTCGTATCATGGAATTCCGACAGCCATGGTTAATCATGGTGATCCTTATCGTGATGAAACAGAAGCGGCCACCGCGGAACTGATTAAACGGCTGGACATTCCTGAAAAGCAAATTAAGATGGCTTACCAATCTAAGTTTGGCCCAATGCCATGGTTAAAACCTTACCTCCGGAATACGCTGCTTAATGAGGCACAACTCGGTCATCGTGATGTGTTAGTCGTTGCTCCATCATTTGTAGCGGACTGTTTAGAAACATTAGAAGAAGATCAAGTGCAGAACTATCAAGTCTTTCGTGAAAATGGCGGAAATAACCTTGTAATGGTCCCTTCGCTCAATGACTCACCAGAATTTGCTCAGTTTATTACTGATCTTGTGCAACGAAAGGGATAAATGGAACGAAAAAGTTTAGATGAAATCAATGGAAGTGTTGATGTTCCAAATGTTTATCAAAGTGCATTTTGGCAGAAATTTCTTGCTTATAGTGGGCCGGGTGCTTTAGTCGCCGTTGGTTATATGGATCCAGGAAACTGGTTAACGTCGCTTGCCGGTGGTAGCCAATACCGCTACCAGCTATTAGTGGTCCTTTTTACCGCCATTTTAATTGCTATGTATATGCAATCTTTATCAATCAAGCTTGGGGTTACGACTCGGACCGACCTTGCACAGGCCATTGCACGACGTTTACCTACTCCCCTGCGGATTGCCTTGTGGTTATTTAATGAAATAGCAATGATGGCAACGGACTTAACCGGAGTCGTTGGAACTGCTGTCGCCTTAAACATGTTATTCAAGCTGCCCTTACTTATCGGCGTCCTGCTAACAATTGCGGACGTGCTAGTTGTCTTATTTTTCCTTCATTTTGGGATCCGCCGAATTGAATTTATCGTTTTAACTGCTATTCTGGTTGTCGGCGTCATCTTTGTGATTGAAGTCTGTTGGGCCCACCCTGAATTTTCCGCGATCATGGACGGTTTTGTTCCTCGTTCCACAATTTTTACTAATCACAGTGAGTTGCTAATTAGTTTAGGGATTGTCGGCGCCACGATTATGCCCCATAATATTTATCTTCATTCCTCCCTGGCGCAAAGTCGACGCTACGATGAACATGATCCAAAGCAAGTCAAAGAAACGCTCCGTTTTGCTAATTGGGATTCATTAATTCACCTTTTTGCGGCCTTCGTCGTCAACGCCCTTCTGCTTATCCTTGGAGGAACCCTCTTCTTTCATGCGGCAAGTCTCGGTAGTCTTGAGGATGTCTTTTTCGGGCTAAAGAATCCTCAGATCGTTGGTAGCCTCGCTAGCCCATTAATGAGTTGGTTGTTTGCCTTTGCCCTTTTGGTAACTGGTTTAATCTCCTCTATCACTAGTACCTTGGCTGGTCAAATTGTCATGGAAGGATTTATCAATATTCGCCTCCCACTCTGGAAAAGGCGTCTCCTTACGCGGGCCGTAACCTTAGTACCAATCTTAATTATCGGCTTCATGATTAATTTTAACGAAGAACAATTTGAACAACTCATCATTTATGCGCAAATCGTCCTCAGTATCGCCTTGCCATTTACGCTCTATCCCCTTGTTGCTTTGACGGGCAATAAGAAACTGATGGGACCACATGTCAATTCACCATGGCAAACCGTCCTTGGATATGTTTTGGCTAGTTTGGTTACTGGGTTGAACTTGCTTGTGTTGGTATAATTGATAGTCGTTATTGGGATCGTAATTGTTATAGTTGTTGGAATTATTGGATGGTTGATCTGGCAAAGGCAACAGGTCTGGAAAAAGATAAGTGCTGATTTATCGATACGCGGGGATGTTCAAATCCTTGATATGAGCATTGGTAATGGAAAAACGTTTATTAACCTTGCCAAGCAATTGACTGCTCCCGGCAAAATTATGGGAATAGTTAAAAATGAAAAGCAAGCACAGCAAGTGAAAGAACTGATCAAAGAAGAGGCAGTAGCTGATCGCGCGAAAGTAGAATTGACTGATAACACTAATTTGCCTTTCACTGATCATCAGTTTGACTATGTTCTGATTAGTAATTTACAGCAGGTAAAACCGGCAATTACGCAAGGACGTGTTTTGCAAGAGGCGATAAGGGTCCTCGCTTTTAAGGGAACCATAGTGATTACTGCTACTACTGTACAACACTATCGTCAACTACTGGAATATTATCGTTTTAAAGACATTAAAGTTAAACAAATAGGTGGACAGCGCGTGATGATTGCACGACGAAACTAATTGGCTAAAAAAGAAAGTTATGCTGTTATTGGAATTGGACAATTTGGGGCCTCGATATGTGAAGCTTTAGTTCAAGCTGGTCAAGAAGTATTGGCGATTGATTCTAGTGAAGAAGTGGTAAATGAATTTGCGGGGTCAGTTATGCGGGCGGTAATTGCGGATGCGCAAGATGAGGATGCTCTGTGTGACCTTGATATCGGTAGTTTTGATCATGTGTATATTTCAATCGGAAAAAATGTTGAAGCAAGTATCATGGCCACGCTAATTGCTAAAGAACTCGGGGCACCAGATGTAATCTGTCGGGCTGAAAATGTTAATCATGCGCGCGTTTTGGAACGAATTGGCGCTGATATGGTTGTTCGTCCAGAGCATGATTTAGCTAAGCGGCTTATTTTTCAACAACTAAATCCAAGCGTCGTTGATTATGTCACCTTGAGTAAGGAAATAACTTTGGCAGAAGTAAATATTAATAATCCAAAGTTCTTTAATAAGACCTTAGACGAACTGGATTTTCGTAATCGTTATAATGTCAATGTGATTATCATTGTTAGTAAGGATGATGAAGTTAATCAAATGCCGCAAGCTAATGACGTTATTCAACCGCACGATAAAATCACAGTTGTTGGGCAGTTAAAGGATATTCGGAAGCTAAACGATATTGTTAGTTAAGTGATTGAAATAAATAAACATAAATATACATTTCCCAAAATTCTTACATTTGGGTTCTTAATTGTTATTTTTATGGGAACGATTTTACTCTCCTTGCCGTTTGCAACGCGACCAGGAGAAACGACAAATTTTATGACTGCTTTCTTCACTTCAACGAGCGCAACCTGTGTAACAGGATTGACGTTAGTTAGTACAGCTCATCACTGGACATTATTTGGCCAGATTGTGATTGCAATCTTGATGGAAGTGGGAGGCTTAGGTTTTATGACGTTTGCAGTCA
The genomic region above belongs to Limosilactobacillus reuteri and contains:
- a CDS encoding YfcC family protein, encoding MQETQTKKKHHFHMPSAFTILFLIIILIAILTWIIPAGTYETDKAGNIISGTYKAVTNKPQGIWDVFMAPVIGMVGDKKTDGAISVSLFILVIGGFLGVVNKTNALNEGIGSIVRRYKGREKQLIPILMLLFALGGSTYGMGEETIAFYPLLIPVMMGVGFDSIVAVAIALVGSQVGCLASTVNPFATGVASQTLNISPGDGLVSRVILLIIMITISIIYVYHYASVIEKDPTKSLVYNQRAEDEKHFLVKADPSDDHKMTGRQKTVIWLFGITFVVMILGLIPWSNLNSHWTFFDKFTKWLVNIPFLGDLLGHDMAPLGTWYFNEITMLFLFMSVLIMAVYHMKESEFIDAFMSGMGDFLSVAIIVAVARGIQVIMNNGMITGTVLHWGELGLHGLSQTIFIILTYIFYIPMSFLIPSTSGLAAATMGIIGPMGHFAHVSGSLVITAYQAASGWVNLITPTSGVVMGALAIAHINVGIWWKWMLKLMIYLFVATCLFLGIAALL
- a CDS encoding Dyp-type peroxidase, whose product is MVMNPNKAQDVWKDAGEHVQFTVLELKRENQAKEQEAIQEFVERFQAITRSLRIRDNKGNLKVSLGFSNDAWDYLFPNAPKPKELETYQTLTGPKYKMPAAKGDIFLHIRANDEAAVYEFMAQVMLFIRDITNVVDETKGFRYFEGRAIIGFIDGTENPEPQDAAEYAIIGDEDPTFENGSYAFAQKWRHNMDIWNKLTTETQEKAVGRKKFSDLELSEKEKFKNAHNVASQAEIDGIEQKIVRMNVPYSDPAADNTGTFFIGYSRHWTVTKKMLENMLEQNDYLLTFSDILGGQLFFIPSRPMLDQIAEGELN
- a CDS encoding ATP-binding cassette domain-containing protein, with product MEPITINNLTFAYPGQEPLFNHCDLNISSDWKLGLLGRNGRGKTTLLKILQKQLSFQGSIQTNLKFNYYPLVIREPNDYTLNVLMRSGYQGEQWQIERELNLMATPTELLWQPFSTLSGGEQTHVMLATLFAQDGYFPLLDEPTNHLDQDGRKQIAQYLKAKKRLHYH
- a CDS encoding ATP-binding cassette domain-containing protein, whose protein sequence is MIEQHQLVLTRGNYSDYFVHKEQRDSTAIKKNENLLKDIHHLKQTRQAKSQWAQQAENEKKNNSHADKGFIGAKAAKMMKKATIMKGRLDTAIEERKGLLKEIENVVPLTINVLPTNHQLLLSINDLTLSYPTKQLCSNITTTIEKNDQVLLCGNNGTGKSSIINAIIGTFSGKQSGDILFSSALKISTVRQDYYDNHGSLRSFASSSKINYDQFLNLLRKLGMERATFNVPIEEMSMGQQKKVELARSLAEPAHLYLWDEPLNYLDTYNQQQLIQLIQEKRPPMLIVEHDQNFIKQIATKKIEI
- a CDS encoding alpha/beta hydrolase, which produces MEIKSVNLDQPYSSLDIYHSNTDKTLPGLVILPGGSYNKIMERDSERVALTFATHAWQTFVVRYPVVEHKNYEEAKIAVHQAFEYIVNHANELDVDVDRLGIIGFSAGGQIAAAYSNEKLTHAKFAALGYPVIQPLIDERMGVTTENVAELVNPQTPPTFMWGSAKDELTPFVDHLQVYADALIKYDVPYELHEFGTGGHGIALANEYTGIVNNDRVDNHMGKWFPLFLEWLTELNLI
- a CDS encoding YeiH family protein, producing the protein MSIMKTKSFWIAAIMTLICSVAGVLLAKLPYVNLIGALVIALLLGIAMQLTPASLRNEAQGGIGFISNKFLRLGIILLGFRLNLEKLAAAGVKTILVAAIGVTGTIVLTYWLSRKFGAEDELAILSACGCGICGAAAVMGVSPQIETDNEERKRENEVLAVAVVCVMGTVFTLVEIGIKPLLGLTDPQFGIVAGGSLHEIAHAVAAGGAFGEASLDNALIMKLSRVLLLAPVALIVGYWYQHRLIVESEEEHTKEPKKLPIPWFLGGFILTSVLGTFLPFSPAFLDALVQAAYIFLGMAMAALGVSVNFKVIFKRGGAVFGAAVISSTCLLVFMIIMSKIFF
- a CDS encoding flavodoxin family protein translates to MKIVVLTGSPHHPGTSEQLADAFVKGATEAGNEVYRFDAGRRTDEFSMIKLEDNHPGQEVAIEPNDVITNEVMPKLLAADMVVLVSSLYYYGINAALKAVIDRFYNYNHELHGGKKAITLVSGYGQEDAFASLNLYFKQLLEYMCWDKVGEVLAADSWNNQKLAKHVEEAYQLGKTVK
- a CDS encoding PLP-dependent cysteine synthase family protein — encoded protein: MLVENTYDLIGHTPLMHLPMKAPNDVNIYAKLEMFNPGGSIKDRLGMALIQRGMEEGKIKDTTTIIEPTAGNTGIGVALAALKYHLPVKLVVPEKFSFEKQTLMCALGAKVINTPSEEGIKGAIAAAKELAAEIEDAYVPLQFQNPANPDVYQHTLGPEILADLANKPLAAFVAGAGSGGTFAGIQKALQDAYPELKGYIVEPAGSILNGGPAHSHRTEGIGVEFIPPFFKDLDYTGVKTISDEDAFYYVRWVAKNLGLFIGSSSGAALAASLEVAKELPHGANLVTVFPDSSERYLSEHIYEE
- the hemH gene encoding ferrochelatase; this encodes MKKNGLLLVNLGSPDTPTTPDVKRYLKEFLSDRNVIEMPPALWQPLLRGIILPTRSWRSATFYRNCWTKDGSPLIVYTERLVAKVQKLMPEWIVKMAMTYGKPKISDTIVEMKKECQNITVLPLFPFFTKSTTQTVIEKVKDADPEAKIIDRFSAEEDYLDLLAKQIQTAWDKGKYDKLLISYHGIPTAMVNHGDPYRDETEAATAELIKRLDIPEKQIKMAYQSKFGPMPWLKPYLRNTLLNEAQLGHRDVLVVAPSFVADCLETLEEDQVQNYQVFRENGGNNLVMVPSLNDSPEFAQFITDLVQRKG
- a CDS encoding Nramp family divalent metal transporter, which translates into the protein MERKSLDEINGSVDVPNVYQSAFWQKFLAYSGPGALVAVGYMDPGNWLTSLAGGSQYRYQLLVVLFTAILIAMYMQSLSIKLGVTTRTDLAQAIARRLPTPLRIALWLFNEIAMMATDLTGVVGTAVALNMLFKLPLLIGVLLTIADVLVVLFFLHFGIRRIEFIVLTAILVVGVIFVIEVCWAHPEFSAIMDGFVPRSTIFTNHSELLISLGIVGATIMPHNIYLHSSLAQSRRYDEHDPKQVKETLRFANWDSLIHLFAAFVVNALLLILGGTLFFHAASLGSLEDVFFGLKNPQIVGSLASPLMSWLFAFALLVTGLISSITSTLAGQIVMEGFINIRLPLWKRRLLTRAVTLVPILIIGFMINFNEEQFEQLIIYAQIVLSIALPFTLYPLVALTGNKKLMGPHVNSPWQTVLGYVLASLVTGLNLLVLV
- a CDS encoding class I SAM-dependent methyltransferase translates to MIVVIGIVIVIVVGIIGWLIWQRQQVWKKISADLSIRGDVQILDMSIGNGKTFINLAKQLTAPGKIMGIVKNEKQAQQVKELIKEEAVADRAKVELTDNTNLPFTDHQFDYVLISNLQQVKPAITQGRVLQEAIRVLAFKGTIVITATTVQHYRQLLEYYRFKDIKVKQIGGQRVMIARRN
- a CDS encoding potassium channel family protein, with the protein product MAKKESYAVIGIGQFGASICEALVQAGQEVLAIDSSEEVVNEFAGSVMRAVIADAQDEDALCDLDIGSFDHVYISIGKNVEASIMATLIAKELGAPDVICRAENVNHARVLERIGADMVVRPEHDLAKRLIFQQLNPSVVDYVTLSKEITLAEVNINNPKFFNKTLDELDFRNRYNVNVIIIVSKDDEVNQMPQANDVIQPHDKITVVGQLKDIRKLNDIVS